One genomic window of Choristoneura fumiferana chromosome 14, NRCan_CFum_1, whole genome shotgun sequence includes the following:
- the LOC141434752 gene encoding uncharacterized protein, translating into MSSFTILLVVALACEAFGGVTKDNSATDSHAAQSGVYSVATGHGLGGGLIGSAGLINGGLISGGVVNGGLISGAGIVGSGAALNNAAAVGAAQLAAIQNAQAVQAANIGNAAAAEIHGARVTEGAARAGQVNAIANANALNNARIANLQRAQAAAYENARAVEAARSAAAGSAMEVARAAEADRVANAARVQAILVANARAVEAARIANAARGQAAAVAASAAQAQAVADAAARQAQQGALLLGAGPINGGLVAVGAPVAIGGLGLGGAALGAGWGYGAGAGWGYGAGAGLAHGGKWH; encoded by the exons ATGTCCAGTTTCACG attcTCTTAGTCGTCGCATTGGCGTGCGAAGCATTCGGAG GTGTGACAAAAGACAACAGCGCTACTGATTCCCATGCCGCTCAGTCCGGCGTTTACTCGGTGGCTACCGGGCACGGACTCGGCGGCGGCCTGATCGGCAGTGCCGGCCTTATCAATGGCGGTCTTATCAGCGGTGGCGTCGTCAACGGCGGGCTCATCAGCGGCGCCGGCATCGTGGGAAGTGGCGCGGCGCTCAACAACGCCGCCGCCGTCGGCGCCGCTCAGCTGGCCGCCATCCAAAACGCACAAGCCGTCCAAGCCGCCAACATCGGcaacgccgccgccgccgagaTCCATGGGGCTCGCGTCACCGAGGGCGCCGCACGCGCCGGCCAGGTCAACGCCATCGCCAACGCCAACGCCTTGAACAACGCCCGTATCGCCAACTTGCAGAGGGCTCAGGCCGCCGCTTATGAAAACGCGAGGGCCGTGGAGGCGGCTCGCAGCGCCGCCGCCGGCAGCGCCATGGAGGTCGCCCGCGCCGCGGAGGCCGACCGCGTAGCTAACGCCGCCCGCGTCCAAGCCATCCTCGTCGCCAACGCCCGCGCCGTCGAGGCCGCGCGCATCGCTAACGCCGCCCGCGGGCAGGCGGCCGCCGTGGCCGCAAGCGCCGCCCAAGCCCAGGCCGTGGCCGACGCGGCCGCCAGACAGGCCCAACAGGGAGCCCTGCTGCTCGGTGCCGGTCCCATCAACGGCGGCTTGGTGGCGGTAGGCGCGCCGGTCGCCATCGGCGGACTCGGTCTCGGTGGCGCCGCGCTCGGCGCCGGCTGGGGCTACGGCGCGGGTGCCGGTTGGGGCTATGGCGCCGGCGCGGGCCTCGCCCACGGTGGCAAATGGCACTAA